A genome region from Halorussus pelagicus includes the following:
- a CDS encoding DedA family protein — protein MLTVGIVLAAVVGVGLFFIGNEELARQWLDQYGLLALFLILILEGAMLLYFAPSESLVPLGVTLLAESATDYASIAAVIGVAVVGATIGQYALFLLAKRGGREYLLEKRWFRIDESQLDRFDGWFQRWGRVVVPVSNALLFTRGMLTVPAGFAEMDDAEFVVLSALGTLVFQTWLAAAALYAVEVGFLGFL, from the coding sequence ATGCTGACGGTCGGTATCGTCCTCGCGGCGGTGGTCGGCGTGGGGTTGTTCTTCATCGGCAACGAGGAACTGGCCCGGCAGTGGCTCGACCAGTACGGCCTGCTCGCGCTCTTTCTCATCCTCATTTTGGAGGGCGCGATGTTGCTGTACTTCGCGCCGAGCGAGAGTCTGGTCCCTCTCGGCGTCACCCTGCTGGCGGAGTCGGCGACCGACTACGCCAGCATCGCGGCGGTCATCGGCGTCGCAGTCGTCGGCGCGACCATCGGCCAGTACGCCCTCTTCCTGCTGGCCAAGCGCGGCGGCCGGGAGTACCTGCTCGAAAAGCGCTGGTTCCGAATCGACGAGAGCCAACTCGACCGCTTCGACGGGTGGTTCCAGCGCTGGGGCCGCGTCGTCGTTCCGGTGAGCAACGCTCTGCTGTTCACTCGCGGGATGCTCACGGTCCCGGCCGGGTTCGCGGAGATGGACGACGCGGAGTTCGTCGTCCTCTCGGCGCTCGGCACGCTCGTCTTTCAGACGTGGCTCGCGGCCGCCGCGCTCTACGCCGTCGAGGTGGGCTTCCTCGGGTTCCTCTGA
- a CDS encoding energy-coupling factor ABC transporter ATP-binding protein: MIETRNVVHRYGSEDAAPAVDGVSLSIADGEFVLLAGANGSGKSTLVRHFNGLLEPDDGEVLVDGTPVAEDLVAARTGVGMVFQQPRDGFVSATVGADVAFGPENLGLAREEIDRRVEDALAAVNMAGRHKERIDELSGGERERVAIAGAVAMDPDHLVLDEPFTGLDAPARESVVEQLRSLKQSGTGVVLVTHDLRDAFDLADRIVALADGQIAVDAPPADARERLPELGIRVPPREGHKER; the protein is encoded by the coding sequence ATGATAGAAACTCGAAACGTGGTCCACCGGTACGGGAGCGAAGACGCGGCCCCGGCAGTCGATGGCGTTTCGCTGTCCATCGCGGACGGCGAGTTCGTCCTGCTGGCGGGCGCGAACGGGTCGGGCAAATCCACGCTCGTCCGGCACTTCAACGGCCTGCTCGAACCGGACGATGGCGAAGTGTTGGTTGACGGGACGCCGGTCGCCGAAGACCTCGTGGCGGCCCGAACCGGCGTCGGGATGGTGTTCCAGCAACCCCGCGACGGATTCGTCTCGGCGACGGTCGGCGCGGACGTGGCGTTCGGTCCCGAGAATCTGGGACTCGCCCGCGAGGAGATAGACCGCCGCGTCGAGGACGCACTCGCCGCGGTGAACATGGCGGGCAGGCACAAGGAGCGAATCGACGAACTCTCGGGCGGCGAGCGCGAGCGCGTCGCCATCGCGGGGGCCGTGGCGATGGACCCCGACCACCTCGTGCTGGACGAACCGTTCACGGGACTCGATGCGCCAGCGCGCGAGTCGGTGGTCGAGCAGTTGCGAAGCCTGAAGCAGTCGGGCACGGGCGTCGTCCTCGTGACCCACGACCTGCGGGACGCCTTCGATCTCGCGGACCGAATCGTCGCGCTCGCGGACGGGCAGATAGCCGTGGACGCCCCGCCCGCTGACGCCCGCGAGCGCCTTCCCGAACTCGGGATTCGCGTGCCGCCGCGGGAGGGTCACAAAGAACGGTGA
- a CDS encoding conditioned medium-induced protein 4 has protein sequence MDEKTEELRDIFMDVTDESTVTESQAETHGSLSSETAIDERLEDVVGRMRDRYDFGTTLSDEDLVTVVRRFYADDSDAEIARELGDASLGKTVARARIDLHLVRDADEDAPFDMDALRDLLDADASTAECADELDVSESTVRRYRSVVETQQERRTVNDRFRNEFETILQDGDLSERLTEGVEQDGLDDATEGMETNVSF, from the coding sequence ATGGACGAGAAGACAGAGGAACTCCGGGACATCTTCATGGATGTCACCGACGAATCCACCGTCACCGAGAGCCAAGCGGAGACGCACGGCTCGCTGAGTTCGGAGACGGCCATCGACGAGCGTCTCGAAGACGTAGTCGGGCGAATGCGCGACCGCTACGACTTCGGGACGACGCTCTCCGACGAGGACCTCGTGACCGTCGTCCGCCGCTTCTACGCGGACGACTCCGACGCCGAAATCGCCCGCGAACTCGGTGACGCCTCGCTCGGGAAGACGGTCGCCCGCGCCCGCATCGACCTCCACCTCGTGCGCGACGCCGACGAGGACGCCCCGTTCGACATGGACGCCCTCCGGGACCTCCTCGACGCCGACGCCTCGACCGCCGAGTGCGCCGACGAACTCGACGTGAGCGAATCGACGGTCCGGCGCTACCGCAGCGTCGTCGAGACCCAACAGGAGCGACGCACTGTCAACGACCGATTCCGTAACGAGTTCGAGACAATTCTACAGGACGGCGACCTCTCCGAGCGACTGACCGAGGGCGTCGAACAGGACGGGTTGGACGACGCGACCGAGGGGATGGAGACGAACGTCTCATTCTAA
- a CDS encoding biotin transporter BioY, whose amino-acid sequence MSTDTASVELVGEATAENVARAALLAALTGALAYVSFPNPFSPAPVSMQVLGVFLAGLLLGPRWGGLSMGLYLLTGAVGAPVFAGGSAGAGALLGPTGGYLWSYPVAAFVVGAVAHGGLRLRDSVPRSIPRLVGAMVVGTAVIYAFGVVGMSLVLNMGLQEAFLAGAAAFIPAEAFKIAAAVGVVRSDQIVAE is encoded by the coding sequence ATGAGTACGGACACGGCCTCGGTCGAGTTAGTCGGCGAAGCGACCGCCGAGAACGTCGCGCGCGCGGCCCTGCTGGCCGCGCTCACCGGAGCGTTGGCGTACGTCTCGTTCCCGAATCCCTTCTCGCCAGCGCCGGTGAGCATGCAGGTCCTCGGCGTCTTCCTCGCCGGACTCCTGCTCGGGCCGCGCTGGGGAGGTCTCTCGATGGGACTGTACCTGCTGACCGGCGCGGTCGGCGCGCCGGTGTTCGCGGGCGGGTCGGCGGGCGCCGGGGCGCTCCTCGGGCCGACCGGAGGCTACCTCTGGTCGTACCCCGTCGCGGCGTTCGTCGTCGGCGCAGTCGCCCACGGCGGTCTCCGACTCCGAGACTCCGTTCCTCGGAGCATCCCGCGACTCGTCGGCGCGATGGTCGTCGGGACCGCGGTCATCTACGCCTTCGGCGTGGTCGGCATGTCGCTCGTCCTCAACATGGGACTTCAAGAGGCGTTCCTCGCGGGAGCGGCCGCGTTCATCCCCGCCGAGGCGTTCAAAATCGCGGCCGCGGTCGGCGTCGTCCGGAGCGACCAAATCGTCGCCGAGTAG
- the hemB gene encoding porphobilinogen synthase: protein MDLTDRPRRLRRDGIRGMVSETEVDASDLIAPVFVDATTDERVPIETMPGHERVPVEQAVKRVEEVRETGVEAVMLFGIPESKDEQGTRAWAEDGVVQEATRRVTSETDAYVITDVCLCEYTSHGHCGVLEGGAAEGEARLTVENDETLDLLGRIAASHAEAGADMVAPSGMMDGMVAAIRESLDGAGFPDVPIMSYAAKYESAFYGPFRDAADGAPAFGDRRHYQMDPANRREAMREVRLDVEQGADVLMVKPALPYLDIVADLREEFDHPIAAYNVSGEYAMLHAASEKGWLELEAVAMESLLSIKRAGADLILTYFAEDVAAKL from the coding sequence ATGGACCTCACAGACCGGCCCCGCCGCCTCCGGCGGGACGGAATCCGCGGGATGGTCAGCGAGACCGAAGTGGACGCCAGCGACCTCATCGCGCCCGTTTTCGTGGACGCGACGACCGACGAGCGAGTACCCATCGAGACGATGCCGGGCCACGAACGCGTCCCGGTCGAACAGGCCGTCAAGCGCGTCGAGGAAGTCCGGGAGACCGGCGTCGAAGCGGTCATGCTCTTCGGGATTCCGGAGTCGAAAGACGAGCAGGGGACCCGCGCGTGGGCCGAGGATGGCGTCGTACAGGAGGCGACGCGCCGCGTCACGAGTGAGACCGACGCCTACGTGATTACCGACGTGTGCCTCTGCGAGTACACGAGTCACGGCCACTGCGGCGTGCTGGAAGGAGGGGCCGCGGAGGGCGAAGCGCGACTCACCGTGGAGAACGACGAGACGCTGGACCTGCTCGGGAGAATCGCCGCTTCCCACGCCGAGGCGGGCGCGGACATGGTCGCGCCCTCCGGCATGATGGACGGGATGGTCGCCGCGATTCGGGAGTCGCTCGACGGCGCGGGCTTCCCGGACGTGCCGATAATGAGCTACGCCGCCAAGTACGAGTCGGCGTTCTACGGACCCTTCCGGGACGCCGCGGACGGTGCGCCCGCGTTCGGCGACCGACGACACTACCAGATGGACCCCGCGAATCGCCGGGAGGCCATGCGCGAGGTCCGCCTCGACGTGGAACAGGGCGCGGACGTGCTGATGGTCAAGCCCGCGCTCCCCTATCTCGACATCGTGGCCGACCTCCGCGAGGAGTTCGACCACCCAATCGCGGCGTACAACGTCAGCGGCGAGTACGCCATGCTCCACGCCGCCAGCGAGAAGGGATGGCTGGAACTCGAAGCGGTGGCGATGGAGTCGTTGTTGTCCATCAAGCGCGCGGGTGCCGACCTAATTCTGACCTACTTCGCCGAGGACGTTGCGGCGAAGCTCTAA
- a CDS encoding energy-coupling factor transporter transmembrane component T family protein, whose product MTLSYRPGDSFAHGLDPRSKLAFQVAFAVAAFAHTTPRGLLALTAVVVAVLAASGLSARTALYEYRFVFPFLLAGPLFSAATLGPPWIQWDAGFDTLLASYRVVLVLFVSAAYLRTTPVRDSRAAIQRLVPGKAGQLLGMGVGFVFRFLPVLQADLRRIRDASAARLGDQQSLVARMQRIGISGLARALSRADRFALALQARCFAWNPTLPPLAFSRTDAPVVAASVALLMWALV is encoded by the coding sequence GTGACGTTGAGTTATCGCCCCGGCGACTCGTTCGCTCACGGTCTCGACCCCCGGAGCAAACTCGCCTTTCAGGTCGCGTTCGCGGTCGCGGCGTTCGCGCACACGACCCCGCGGGGCCTGCTCGCGCTGACCGCGGTCGTCGTCGCGGTCCTCGCGGCGTCGGGACTGTCGGCCCGCACGGCGCTGTACGAGTACCGGTTTGTCTTCCCGTTTCTGCTCGCTGGGCCACTCTTCTCAGCGGCGACGCTCGGCCCGCCGTGGATTCAGTGGGACGCCGGATTCGACACTCTGCTCGCTAGCTATCGGGTCGTCCTCGTCCTGTTCGTGAGCGCGGCCTACCTCCGAACGACGCCCGTCAGGGACTCGCGGGCGGCGATTCAGCGTCTCGTCCCCGGAAAGGCCGGGCAACTGCTCGGCATGGGCGTCGGGTTCGTCTTCCGGTTTCTGCCGGTCCTACAGGCCGACCTCCGGCGGATTCGGGACGCCTCGGCCGCGCGACTGGGCGACCAGCAGTCGCTGGTCGCCCGGATGCAGCGAATCGGTATTTCGGGACTGGCACGGGCGCTCTCGCGGGCCGACCGGTTCGCGCTCGCGCTCCAGGCGCGGTGTTTCGCGTGGAACCCGACGCTCCCGCCGCTGGCGTTCTCACGGACCGACGCTCCGGTGGTCGCGGCGAGTGTGGCGTTGTTGATGTGGGCGTTGGTCTAA
- a CDS encoding heterodisulfide reductase-related iron-sulfur binding cluster has translation MAKFVLAQAGSEATRPTFWKIGHFGEAIFYYLAAVAMAIFAVGVYERFATYAGGTDSWFDRLDNLAGRIVSATKIVFSNQKQFDRDLYAGLMHAFIFWGFLTLLIGTTILAIDMDIWTKALGQPSFFDGAFYLSYSLVMDAMGLLFVVGVGMAIYRRYWVQEGRLWGKHTSTEDDLFVWSLFLLGVGGYVTEGVRILGTSATRNVSFETVSFVGWFLYDILEVAGVTPAMAEAAYPAIWWSHAILALAFVAAVPYAKPFHMISSFANVVARDEKAGKRLPGVPEDASPEEIGHGSIEDFTWKELLDHDACTKCGRCSSVCPAKASGRPLDPRDVILDLKQYREDLDAGRTEEKDIIADGGASVINSETMESCMSCMACMDACPVEIEHVEQFTQMNRRLTESGQMDKNVQDAMMNVFQNGNTFGEPQRKRPDWADELDFEIPDAREESVEYLWYVGDYPSFDERNRLVARSLATILEESGVEYGILYDDEQADGNDVRRVGEEGLYEMLVEDNAEAIQNCDYDKIVCTDPHSYNTFKNEYPEFEECEWTEDDVFHYTQVVENLFRELGLSGTELDYTVTYHDPCHLGRYNDEYEAPREIVKATGCELDEMPRNRDDSFCCGGGGGGLWMDFEEDPKPSEERLREALNDTDSGSGVEKFVVACPMCMTMYEDGRKTGGYEDDIEIVDVSELLVEAIGQKEQVEVAAD, from the coding sequence ATGGCAAAATTTGTGCTGGCGCAGGCGGGGAGCGAGGCCACCCGCCCGACGTTCTGGAAGATCGGCCACTTCGGTGAGGCCATCTTCTACTACCTCGCGGCGGTGGCGATGGCCATCTTCGCCGTCGGGGTCTACGAGCGATTCGCCACCTACGCGGGTGGGACCGACTCGTGGTTCGACCGCCTCGACAATCTGGCGGGGCGCATCGTTTCGGCGACCAAAATCGTCTTTTCGAATCAAAAGCAGTTCGACAGGGACCTCTACGCGGGCTTGATGCACGCGTTCATCTTTTGGGGCTTCCTGACCCTGCTTATCGGAACGACGATTCTGGCCATCGACATGGACATCTGGACGAAGGCGCTCGGTCAGCCCTCGTTCTTCGATGGCGCGTTCTATCTCTCGTACTCACTGGTGATGGACGCGATGGGTCTGCTGTTCGTCGTCGGCGTCGGGATGGCAATCTATCGGCGCTATTGGGTGCAGGAGGGTCGCCTCTGGGGCAAGCACACTTCGACGGAGGATGACCTGTTCGTCTGGAGCCTCTTCCTGCTGGGCGTCGGCGGCTACGTCACCGAGGGCGTCCGCATTCTCGGGACGAGCGCGACCCGCAACGTTTCGTTCGAGACGGTCAGTTTCGTCGGATGGTTCCTCTACGACATCCTCGAAGTCGCGGGCGTCACTCCTGCGATGGCGGAAGCTGCCTACCCCGCTATCTGGTGGTCTCACGCGATTCTGGCGCTGGCGTTCGTCGCTGCGGTTCCCTACGCCAAGCCGTTCCACATGATTTCGAGCTTCGCCAACGTCGTCGCGCGCGACGAGAAGGCGGGCAAGCGCCTGCCGGGCGTGCCCGAGGACGCGAGTCCCGAGGAAATCGGCCACGGGTCCATCGAGGACTTTACGTGGAAAGAACTGCTGGACCACGACGCCTGTACCAAGTGCGGCCGGTGTTCGTCGGTCTGTCCGGCGAAGGCCTCGGGCCGACCGCTCGACCCCCGCGACGTGATTCTCGACCTGAAACAGTACCGCGAGGACTTGGACGCGGGCCGCACCGAGGAGAAAGACATCATCGCCGACGGTGGTGCCTCGGTCATCAATTCGGAGACGATGGAGTCCTGTATGTCCTGCATGGCGTGCATGGACGCCTGCCCGGTCGAAATCGAACACGTCGAGCAGTTCACGCAGATGAACCGCCGACTCACCGAGTCGGGCCAGATGGACAAAAACGTTCAAGACGCGATGATGAACGTGTTCCAGAACGGCAACACGTTCGGCGAACCCCAGCGCAAGCGTCCCGACTGGGCCGACGAACTCGACTTCGAGATTCCCGACGCCCGCGAGGAATCGGTCGAATATCTCTGGTACGTCGGCGACTACCCAAGTTTCGACGAGCGGAATCGGTTGGTCGCTCGCTCGCTGGCGACCATTCTCGAAGAGTCCGGCGTCGAGTACGGCATCCTCTACGACGACGAGCAGGCCGACGGCAACGACGTGCGCCGCGTCGGCGAGGAAGGTCTCTACGAGATGCTGGTCGAGGACAACGCCGAGGCCATCCAGAACTGCGACTACGACAAAATCGTCTGTACGGACCCCCACAGCTACAACACCTTCAAGAACGAGTATCCGGAGTTCGAGGAGTGTGAGTGGACCGAGGACGACGTGTTCCACTACACCCAGGTCGTCGAAAACCTGTTCCGCGAACTCGGTCTCTCGGGGACCGAACTCGACTACACCGTCACGTACCACGACCCCTGTCACCTCGGCCGGTACAACGACGAGTACGAGGCTCCCCGCGAAATCGTGAAAGCGACGGGCTGTGAGCTGGACGAGATGCCCCGCAACCGCGACGATTCGTTCTGCTGTGGCGGCGGCGGTGGCGGCCTCTGGATGGACTTTGAGGAGGACCCCAAGCCGAGCGAGGAACGCCTCCGCGAAGCCCTCAACGACACCGATTCGGGAAGCGGCGTCGAGAAGTTCGTCGTCGCCTGCCCGATGTGCATGACGATGTACGAGGACGGCCGGAAGACCGGCGGCTACGAGGACGACATCGAAATCGTGGACGTGTCGGAACTGCTGGTCGAAGCCATCGGTCAGAAAGAGCAGGTCGAAGTCGCGGCGGACTAA
- a CDS encoding DUF7342 family protein: MVEKSHGESVSSPVEDYRAKMENRSALERVSMLVPNLTEETPVAEIADDADVSKETARKYLHHFENWNVLVRTGTNPDVFVRNESYFDWLRIDSLRQEQSVDELQETLSELAAEDERFAEELGADSPASASMLEEGYENAGESAEKVRRWQSVRDRMDDVVAALRDKLDLGSSAPGSETSEERLRISE; the protein is encoded by the coding sequence ATGGTCGAAAAGAGTCACGGGGAGTCCGTTTCCTCTCCCGTGGAAGATTACCGAGCGAAGATGGAGAACCGAAGCGCGCTGGAGCGCGTGTCGATGCTCGTTCCGAACCTGACCGAGGAGACGCCGGTGGCGGAAATCGCGGACGACGCCGACGTATCGAAGGAAACCGCGCGCAAGTATCTACACCACTTCGAGAACTGGAACGTCCTCGTTCGGACGGGAACCAACCCCGACGTGTTCGTCCGAAACGAGTCGTACTTCGACTGGCTCAGAATCGACTCGCTACGGCAAGAGCAGTCCGTTGACGAACTACAGGAGACGCTGAGCGAACTCGCCGCGGAAGACGAGCGGTTCGCCGAGGAACTGGGTGCGGACTCACCTGCGAGCGCCAGTATGCTGGAAGAGGGATATGAAAACGCGGGTGAGTCCGCCGAGAAGGTTCGGCGGTGGCAGAGCGTCCGCGACCGAATGGACGACGTGGTGGCCGCACTCCGGGACAAGCTCGACCTCGGGTCAAGTGCTCCGGGGAGCGAAACCTCCGAAGAGCGACTTCGGATTTCGGAATGA